One region of Sylvia atricapilla isolate bSylAtr1 chromosome Z, bSylAtr1.pri, whole genome shotgun sequence genomic DNA includes:
- the SMIM15 gene encoding small integral membrane protein 15: MLDIKAWAEYIVEWAAKDPYGFLTTVILALTPLFVISAALSWKLAKMIEAREREQKKKQKRQENIAKAKRTKKD, from the coding sequence ATGTTGGATATTAAGGCTTGGGCTGAGTACATCGTGGAGTGGGCTGCCAAGGACCCCTATGGCTTCCTGACGACCGTGATCTTGGCTCTGACGCCGCTGTTTGTGATCAGCGCCGCGCTGTCGTGGAAGCTTGCAAAAATGATTGAGGCCCGGGAACGAgagcagaagaagaaacagaaacgCCAGGAGAACATTGCAAAAGCCAAACGAACAAAGAAGGATTAA